The following proteins are encoded in a genomic region of Thermomicrobiales bacterium:
- a CDS encoding arginase family protein yields the protein MTATQALRLHVVPIHYSGTRLATPDDDPIPTYAAEAGYDTFASTTTTEPILTDEARTGDPTTDLGVIGGEIADAVAEGLREGRATLVVGGNCAHVPGVVGGIQQAYGPETRIGLLWLDAHGDFNTPRTTFSGMLGGMPVAVSAGLAWPNWRERSKQTAPLPTDRIVMVDVRNLDEPEERLIRATDVVIAAPAPGFPGEDLQTAIDDLAAKCDLLYLHIDSDILDESYVPNHGTKEPNGPNMEQVLAAVDAMMATGKVAVYAVVSVWAGGEGGDITLRSGTELVRGGLESWQKHGSTVLRQTG from the coding sequence ATGACAGCAACGCAGGCACTCCGGCTTCACGTCGTTCCGATCCACTACTCCGGCACACGTCTCGCGACACCTGACGATGACCCAATCCCGACCTACGCGGCCGAGGCGGGCTACGATACGTTCGCGTCTACAACAACAACCGAGCCGATCCTGACCGACGAGGCGCGCACCGGCGACCCAACGACGGATCTGGGCGTCATCGGCGGCGAAATCGCTGATGCAGTCGCCGAGGGTCTGCGCGAGGGACGAGCCACACTGGTCGTTGGCGGCAACTGCGCCCACGTCCCGGGGGTCGTCGGCGGTATCCAGCAGGCGTACGGACCGGAGACCCGCATCGGGTTGCTCTGGCTCGACGCCCACGGTGATTTCAATACGCCGCGCACGACGTTCTCCGGAATGCTCGGTGGCATGCCGGTCGCCGTCTCGGCAGGACTGGCCTGGCCGAACTGGCGTGAGCGCTCGAAGCAGACCGCGCCGCTGCCGACTGACCGCATCGTCATGGTCGATGTCCGCAATCTCGACGAGCCGGAAGAGCGGTTGATCCGCGCAACCGATGTCGTCATCGCCGCACCAGCGCCCGGATTCCCCGGCGAGGACTTGCAGACTGCCATCGACGATCTGGCCGCCAAGTGCGACTTGCTGTACCTGCACATCGACTCTGACATTCTGGACGAGTCCTACGTGCCCAACCACGGAACAAAAGAGCCGAATGGCCCAAACATGGAGCAGGTACTTGCCGCTGTGGACGCCATGATGGCGACCGGCAAGGTTGCCGTCTATGCAGTCGTGTCTGTGTGGGCTGGCGGCGAGGGCGGCGATATCACGCTGCGCTCCGGAACAGAGCTCGTTCGCGGCGGTCTGGAGTCATGGCAGAAGCATGGCTCGACCGTACTCCGGCAGACGGGGTGA
- a CDS encoding GNAT family N-acetyltransferase, whose product MKGLILEIRDLRDVGSLVIDTAQTLSAAFATGYEPYAWQTLQSAEAEVRESLADGHLSVIAVDGDLVIGWVGGIRRYRGYTWELHPLAVHPEWQGRGVGRALVTALEQRVYAVGGRNIWLTTDDVIGSTTIYGQDIYPDVLAQLARMQDRGSRISFYLRLGYTITGCIPDARAPGHHELIFSKRLAV is encoded by the coding sequence TTGAAGGGACTCATCTTGGAGATCCGCGACCTTCGCGATGTCGGTTCGCTCGTGATCGATACTGCACAGACCCTCTCTGCAGCATTCGCGACCGGGTATGAGCCGTACGCGTGGCAGACGCTGCAATCGGCAGAAGCGGAAGTACGCGAGTCGCTGGCCGATGGTCATCTGTCGGTCATTGCTGTTGATGGTGATTTGGTCATTGGCTGGGTTGGCGGAATTCGAAGGTACCGCGGCTACACCTGGGAGCTGCATCCGCTTGCGGTTCATCCAGAATGGCAGGGGCGGGGCGTCGGACGGGCACTCGTGACGGCATTGGAGCAACGCGTCTATGCCGTTGGCGGGCGAAACATCTGGCTGACTACTGACGATGTTATCGGCTCGACGACGATTTACGGGCAGGACATTTACCCTGATGTCCTCGCACAGCTGGCACGGATGCAAGATCGAGGAAGCCGGATCAGCTTCTATCTCCGACTAGGCTATACCATAACCGGATGCATCCCGGACGCGCGCGCCCCCGGGCATCACGAACTTATCTTCAGCAAGCGGCTAGCCGTCTGA